The sequence ATAAAGAAAAACCTTGTTTTTGTCCATGATAATCAGTAGTATTTCACTTTGTGTTAAAGTGTTTTAAAGTTTTGCGAGCTGAACGATTTGAAAAATAAAAAATTTGTTGCAGCCGTCGAATTGAGAAAAGGAACTTCACCTCACATGGCAAAAAAGAGCCGCGCCACCAAGCCGATGGCGGCGCCGAAAAAACAAGCATCCGACCGGCCAAACTGGTTCGCCCGGCATCCCGCCCTCACGGCGCTGGGAATTTATTTTCTGCTGGCGATGATTTTTTTCTTTCAAGTCATTTTCGGCGGACGCACCTACGTCTCGCCGGATGCGCAAGCGGCCGCCGCCATGACCGCGCCGCTGGACAAAGCCTTTTGGGAAACGTGGACGCTGCCGCTATGGTCTCCTTATGTTTTCTGCGGCATGCCGAGCTTTGCCAGCTTGATGTACGCGCCTTTTATTTACATGCCGGGCACGCTTTTGCTCCCGCTTTCACGCTGGCTTTCTTTTCCGGCCATGTTCACGCCGGCGCTGCATTACGTTTTTGCCGCCATGGGCGTTTTCGTTTTCCTGCGGCGAAAAGGCGCGAGCTTCTGGCCGGCGCTGTTGGGCGGCCTGGCCTTCATGCTCACCCCGTGGTTGATCACCATGCAAATTTTCGGTCACGGCTCGCAGATGATGACCTCGGCTTATATTCCCTGGACGCTGTGGGCGGCCGACCGGCTGATGGAAAAGTTCTCCTGGCGACATCTCGGGCTTGCCGGACTCATTTTGGGCTTTCAGTTTCAACGCGGCCACGTGCAGATTTCTTATTATATTTTGCTGTTCGTCGGTCTTTATGTTTTGTGTCATCTGGTTTCCACCCTCATTCAAAAAGATTTCAAGCGCTTGCTGTCAAGGCTCGGCGGCTTCGCCGGCGCCATGGTATTGGCCGCGGCCCTCGCCGCGATTTTATATTTGCCGCTGCAAGAATACACGCCTTATTCGATTCGCGGCACCCCCTCGGTTTTGCAAGCGGCGCCCGGCGCGAAAGACACCGGCGTCGGCTTTGAGTATGCGACACAATGGTCGTTCTCACCCGGCGAGATGATGACCTTCATTATTCCTTCGTTTTACGGTTTTGGCGGCCAGCCGTTTTATTGGGGCAATATGCCATTCACCGATTATCCCAATTACATGGGCATTCTGGTTCTGGGGTTGGCGCTTGTCGCCCTTGTTCTCAATCTTTCGCGCGGCGGGCCGCATCGCCTGCTGGCGATTTTTTCCGGCCTCGTCATTCTTTTGTCGTTGCTGCTGTCATTCGGCCATCACTTTTCGGCATTCTACAAATTGTTTTACAACCATTTTCCCTACTTCAACAAATTTCGCGTGCCGGTGATGATTCTGATTCTGGTGCAATGCACCGTGGCGATTCTCGCCGGTCTGGGACTGGAAGGCATTTTGTCGCGTTTGCGCTCAGCGAGCAAGAAAGAGGATTCGATCAAACACGCAAAAATGGCGCAACGCCTTTGGATGGCGCTGGCCGCAGTGGTTGTAGTGGTTTTGGCACTGACGATTTTCCGCGACAGTTTTTTCAATTTCATGCGCGGGCTTTATCCCGACCAGTATCCGGCGAATTATCAAGAGCAATTGGACACGGCGCGCTTCGCGATGTTATTCAAAGACATTTGGTTTGTTGCGATCTTCGTCGCCGGCGGCCTGAGCGCGCTGGCGCTGGCATTGACGAAAAAAATATCCGGCGGCACGGCGGCGGCGCTGATTTGCCTGATCACCTTGGTTGACCTGTGGCTGGTCGATAAAAAAATCGGCCAAACATATCCGCAACAAGAAACGCCCGAGCATTTGCAACCCGATGGCATCAGCGAGTTTTTCAAATCCGACACCTCGTTGTTTCGATTCTATCCGGCCGGCCAATTGTTCGGCGAGCTGCGTTGGTCGGCGCAGGGATTTCACAGCGTCGGTGGTTATCATGCCGCCAAGCCGCGTTTTTATCAGGATTTCATCGAAGCGACGGGCTTGCAGCGCGCCACCAACGGCGATTTTCCGGGCCACCACATTCTCGACATGCTCAACGCGAAGTATGTCATCACCTTTGCGAGTTTGCCGGATAGTGAATGGGTGGTACGCCGGCAATTTCACGTTCCGACCAGCGGCGCGCCGCAGGTGTTGAGCATTTATGAAAATCCCACCGTGCTGCCGCGAGCCTATCTGGTCGGCGAATACGAAGTGCAAACCGATCCCCTTGCCGCCTTGACGCGTTTGCGTGAGGGCCCCCCCCAAGGCTTCAATCCGCATCGCCGCGTCATGCTCACCGAAGCGCCGGAAATTGCACCACAGCCCGATCCCGAAGCGCAGGCTCAAATCAACAAATATGATTTTCATCACATCGTGATTGAAACAAAAAGCCAGTCTCCGCAATTGCTCGTTTTGAGCGATAATTATTATCCCGAACCTGCGGGGTGGCAGGCTTACGTGGACAACAAACCGGTGAAAACCTACCGCGCCAACCATGCCTTTCGCGCGGTGTGCGTGCCGGCGGGCAGCCATCAGGTCGAATTTCGGTTTCATTCGCGCGCCTTGGTGATGGGATTGTGGATCAGTCTCGCCGCGCTGGTGGTTGGGCTGGCGCTGCTTTTTGTCGAGCGCCCAAAACCGGCGGTGCCGGCATGACAACGTTCGCGTTAAAAACTATTTGCAATTGTGCTGGCGCTGCCCTAAATTGTTATCTTTAACAAAAAGTTCACGGCTGATGATCGCGCAGCGCCGGGCTGCGTGGTGACGGAGTTTTTGACGATGAAATTGAAAGATCTGCTGAATGAAAATTTGATCAAGATTCACCTGTCAAGCCAGGAAAAGCGTCTGGTCATTGAAGAGATGGTGGATTTGTTGGTAAAGACCGGACGCATCAAGGATCGCGGCGAGGTGTTGAAAGCCGTGCTTGATCGCGAGGCGGTGATGAGCACTGGCGTTGGCGACCAGGTGGCGATTCCCCATGCCAAAAGCGAATCCGCGCCGTCCATCGTCGTGGCGCTGGGCATTGCGCGCAAGCCGATTGACTTCCAGTCGATGGACGATCAGCCGGTGCGCATTATTTGGCTGTTGGTCGGTCCGCCGGACCAAACCGGCCCGCATTTGAAGGCACTCAGCCGGATTTCCCGCCTCATGCACAAACCGGAATTTCGGGAGCAACTGCTGGCGGCGCAAAATTCCAAAGAAGCCCTCAGCGCCATCATTCGTGAAGAAGAAAAATACTTGGAGAATTAAAGACGTTTGCCGGTTCGCTCGTTGGCCTGTTCGCCGGTCAGCACCGGGCCAACTGGCAAAGCGGCTGACCGAAAAACATTCCCATGCGGTATCAAAAAATCAAAGGCACGCGCGATATTTTGCCGGATGAAATCAGCCGCTGGCAGGCGGCGGAAGCGGTGATTCATGAAGTCATGGCGCGTTTCGGCTTCAGCGAAATCCGCACACCGATTTTTGAAGAAACCGAGCTTTTTGCCCGCGGCATCGGACAATTGACCGACATTGTTTCGAAGGAGATGTACACCTTCACCGACCGCGGCGACAAAAGCTTGACGTTGCGGCCCGAGCTGACCGCCGGCGTCGTGCGTGCTTTTATTGAAAACAATCTCGGGAAAAAACAGCCGGTCAACAAGCTTTATTACCTCGGGCCGGTTTTCCGCCAGGAGAATCCGCAGGCCGGGCGCTTTCGGCAGTTTTATCAATTCGGCGCGGAGATTATCGGCGCCGCCGATCCGGCTGCAGATGTCGAAACCATTGCCCTGGCACTCGCGATTTACCGGGCGTTTCAACTCGACCGTTTTGTGGTTAAATTGAACAGTGTCGGTGATGCCGCCTGTCGCGAACCATATAAACAAAAACTGCGCGACTATCTGCGCCCGCGTTTCGAACGGCTGTGCAAAACCTGCCAGCAGCGCTTCGAAAAAAACCCGCTGCGGATTCTCGACTGTAAAGAAGCCGGCTGCCGGGCCGAGACGGTGGACGCACCCAAGTTGTTCGATGAATTGTGCGAAGATTGCAGCCGTCATTTTGCGCGCGTTCAGCAATTGCTCGACGCCGCTGGTATGCAGTATGAACTGGATTTCCGCCTGGTGCGCGGGCTGGATTATTACACCCGCACGGCCTACGAAATCATCAGCGACCAGCTCGGGGCGCAGGATGCGCTGTGCGGCGGCGGCCGCTATGATTTGCTGGTAAAAGAATTGGGCGGTGAAGCCACGCCCGCCGTCGGCTTTGCAGCCGGCGTGGAGCGCCTCATGATCGTCTTGGAAAAAATGGGTTGGCAGCCGGCCCTCAAGAAACCGCCGTTGATTTTTCTCGCGCCGCTCGGCGAGGCCGCGGTCTTGTGGGCGGTGCAAACTGCGCCGCTATTGCGGCAACGCGGCTGGTCGGTGGATATGGACTTGCTGAATCGCGGCTTGAAAGCGCAACTCCGCGAAGCCAACCGCCAACAGGCACGGTGGGCGGTAATTATCGGCGACAACGAACTGCGATGGCAGCGCGTGACGGTGCGCGATTTAAACAGCAGTCAGCAGAGCGAAGTGGCGTTTGCGGATTTAATTTCGTACCTCGAGAAAAACAGCGGCAGTTGATTCGTCTATTGCCGCTGCCAAGGCTTCTTTCACTTTGGCCCCGCCTGGGCAGGGTTGGGATATGTTGAGCAAAAATGATTTGAAAATGATCGCCCGGTTGACGCAAAAGAAATACCGGTCGGAGTTGAACAAGTTTCTTGCCGAAGGCGGGCGGCTGTGCGAGGAAGCGATCAAATCCGACTGGAAGGTTGAGCGCGTCATTTATTGTCCATCTTTTCTGCAATCGCTGCGGGCGCGCCAGGCCTTGCAATTGGCGAGCGAGCGCAACGTTGCCATCGACGAAGTGCCCAGCGAGGTGTTTGTCAGCCTCTCCGACACCATGCATTCCCAGGGCCTTCTCGCGGTGGTGGAGAAACGTCCGCTGGCCAGCGACCCGGTCGAACGCATGCGCGGCGTGCCGCGCTGTATGTGGGTGGGCATCGAGAAACTGCACGATCCCGGCAACATGGGTACGATTTTGCGCACCGCCGACTGGCTCGGCGTCGACGGCATCGTGATTGGCAAGGAATGCGTCGAAATTTACAATCCCAAAGTCGTGCGCGCCAGCATGGGGTCGATTTTCCATCTGCCGATCTTCGAAGTCGATGATTTTGCCGGCGTCATGCGCCGCTTTCAAACCTTCAGCGCCGTGCTGTATGGGGCGGATCAAGCCGGCGATTTTTCCTATTCCATGTTGCGCTACGCACCCAAAAAAGTTTTGCTGCTTGGTGATGAAGTTGACGGCCTTTCCCCCGAGGTCGGCGCGATCATTCAACACCGCGTTTCAATTCCTCGCCGCGGCGGCGGTGAATCTCTGAATGTCGCCATTGCCGCGGCGATCTTGTTGGCGGAGATGAGTCGGTAACCTGGTTGCTGGATGCTCGTTGCTGGTCGCTGAGGGCTTGTTGAAGGTATGCAAGCATCCAGCGTCACGTATCAAGCATCCAGCATCGAGAATTCACCCATGCCAGAATCACTTGCACAAAACCATCCTTCGCGTTTAACCGTCATCATCGTTCTGTTCCTCGTTACCGCGCCGCTCTATGGCCTCGCGGGCTTTCTCGGAACCGCGACGACGAGCAAATGGCCGATTCTTCTCGGCGAATTGCTGCTGCCGTTGCCGGCCTATCTTTATTTGCGATTCTCCCGCTACAACATCCGCGAGATTTTCCGGCTCAATCCGGTCAGTTGGCGCCTGATGATTTTGAGCGCCGGCCTGGCAGTGGCGTTTTATCTCGTCGTTTATGAAATCGACCGCTTGCTCAATCCAGTATGGATTTGGATTTGGCGGTTTTTGCCTTCGCAATTCAACGCCTTTTCGCCGGATAATTTACAAGCTCAACTCAACCGTTTTCTGATGGCGTCGAGCTGGTGGGACTGGGTGATGATCATCTTTGCGATGGTGATCGTTGCCGGCCTCTTCGAGGAAATGCTGTTTCGCGGTTTTGTGCAAAGCGCCTTCGAGCAGCATCACAAAATGCTGACGGCCATTTTCATCACCGCCGCCATCTTTGCCGCCAATCACGCCATACCCTGGTGGTTCTTGCAAATTTTCCTTCTCGGCTGTTGTCTGGGCTGGATGGCCTGGCGCTGTGATTCGATCATTCCCAGCGCCGTCGTGCACGGGGTGAACAATCTCTTCGCCGTTTTTTGGGTCAATTTGAAAAGTGTGCCATCGTGGTTGCTTTGGCAAGGCGAAAATTCCTCCTGGGGAAATGGACATATCCATCCGATCATCTTGATTCTTGCCGGCGCCGCCATCTATTTCGGTTTTCTCTGGTTCAATCGTTTTTGTGAAGAAGAAAGTGAAATTCCCACCTTCCTCAACACCCCGGCGTGAACAAGCTTTGCTTTCCGCATTAGGCAGGCTTTGATTCTACATTATTAGCAATATCGTTTATTACCTCGTTGTAAAACACCTTGGCAGTTTTTCATTTTGGGACGGGGGAACTGCTGTTCTGTCACCTCAATGTCTGTTAAATGCAGAGAGATGAATGCAGCGCGTGGTCTTACGATTCTGTAAGATCGGGACCCGTCCGCCGGTTCAAATCACTGCGTGGTAACAACTGTTTAATGCTTGGCCGCCGAGAACGCTGAACAAATTTGCGCCAGGGAAAAAAGGGCCATGTCCGCAGGGTGCAACAACATCGCCTCGTCCATTTTCAGGGCGATTAAGGAGGTTCAGAATTCTCCTGGTTTGCGGTAATCCACATTTCGTCCAATCCGTCGCCGAAAAGGGATTTTCATGATTGATTGGTTCTTCGAAGGTAGAACTTGGGCTGCACCTATGAACCGAATCATCATGCTCAACGAGGATCTCGAATCCCAGATGCGCATGTATCTGGCGTTGTGTCCCCGTTACCGGATCGAAATCGCGGAAAACGAGCTGACGTTGATGCGTTTGTTGCGCCGCAAAAAACCCAATTTGCTTTTGCTCGATGCGCATTACAACCGGTTTGCGCACAACAGCAAATCGGTCGGCAAATTGGTCGAAAAAATCAAACGCAAGTACAACCATCTTCCGGTATTGACCATCATCAGCGGAGAAGATGAAGAAGTCGGGGAAGTTTTGACGCAACGCGGCGCGGATGGCTGGGTCAACCGCCGCGTCGAAGTGAACGACTTGTTGCAGCGCGTCGACAATCTGCTTCAACCGCGTCGATCTTTCGTCGAGAACACCTGCCGACTACCTCAAGAAGCGATGGCATAGCGACAAGGCGAAGTTCGGCTTCGCTTGGCCTGGCCGCGCGCCGAAATTGCAATTTTTAAAAGCCGGTTTTGCACCCAACGCGATAGCCGGCTTTTTGTTTTTGACCTTGCTTTTTCCCCGCCTTTTTTCTAACTTGATTTACAACACGTTTTGTTTATCCAGCTTGGGCAGGTTTTGCCATCCCAACGGTTTTCATTATCAAAACGAATTATTGGAGAAGTGGAATGATTGCTTTAGCCAATAATTGCAGCGCCAGTTGGCCCAACCGATGTTCGTTTTATTGGTAATTGCCCATGTCGGGATCGACACCCGCTAATGATGAAAATAAACGTTTGTCGTGTCGCCTTCAGGCGCTCAACTTTTGTCGGGAGCCCGACGCCTAAGGCGAAACTACGAACTTATTTTCAGAGGAAAGGTTTTGTCAATCGGTAAAAATGTAATCATGGAGAAGCTATGCGTTATTGTTTTTCAATCCTGCTGATTATTTTCATTGTTGCCATGCTGGGCTGTGGCCGGAAGGCCTCGCAGCCGTTGACCGCAGACGAAATAAGGATTCTGATCGACAAAGTCAAAGCTGCGCCCTTGGTCGAGGTCGCTGATGACGAAGTCGCCGTCATCGCAACTGATTTGGGGCGCATTGTGCTGGAGTTGTATCCCAAAGTCGCCCCAAACCATTGCCGTCACTTTAAACGGTTGGCGAACAATGGTTTTTACGACGGCACCAAATTTCATCGCGTCGTTCCCGGTTTCGTCATTCAAGGCGGGGATATTTTATCGCGCGATGCCAACCCCGCCAACGACGGCACCGGCGACCCGGGTTACACGCTGCCGGCTGAATTCAGCAACATCCCGCATGAGCGCGGCATCCTGTCGATGGCGCGCAAAGGTTACAGCGTCGACACCGCCGGCAGCCAGTTCTTCATTTGCGTCGGCCCGGCGCATCAGTTGGACGGCCAATACACCGTCTTTGGCCGCGTGATCGAGGGGATGGAGGTGGTCGATAAAATCGTCGCCGCCGCCTCGCCGCATCAAACCGAAATGCCTGCAAATCCCATTGTCATGAACAAAGTGAAAGTGATGAAAAGACATGAGCTCTAAACGACTTCTGCTGCTGATTACCGGAATTCTTTTCATGATACCGATTATCTCTGAAAACGCCGTTGCTGCCGAACGGCAAAAATATTGGATCTTTTTTCGTGATAAAGGCCCGCTGAGTTTAAGCAAGCGCAGCGCGATGCTGGATGAAGCCAAACATCGCCTGTCGCCGAAAGCGCTCGAACGCCGCGCCAAAGTGCTGCCGGAAAACGCGCTAGTTGACGAGTCCGATCTCGATCTTTACAAAACTTATTTGAATGAATTGACCGGCCGCGGTTTTGAGCCGGTGGTGACGTCGCGCTGGTTGAACGCCGTCAGCATTTTCGCCACGCCCGAAGAAGTCGCCGCCTTGCAAAATCTGCCCTTCATCAAAAATGTTCAGCGTGTGGCGCATTTGGCCATCCCGCCGGCGCCGGAAACCGTACCCGAGCTGCCAGCTCTTTTCAAAACCACCGCGCATCGTTTCGAGTACGGCAATTCGCTCGCGCAAATGGAACAGATCAAAGCGACGATTCTGCACGACGCCGGCATTTACGGCATCGGCGTCATCGTCGGCATGATGGACTCCGGCTTTCGCTGGCAGGATCATGAAGCATTCGTTCATCTCCGAAGCAAAATCATTGGCGAGCGGGATTTTATCCAAAATGATAACGTGACGCGAAATCAGACCGGCGACGCCGCCGGCCAGGATAGCCACGGCACGCAAACCCTTTCGACTCTCGGCGGCTTCAAGCCCGGCCAACTCATCGGTCCGGGTTTTGGCGCCAGATTTATTTTGGCCAAAACCGAACATGTGCCGACGGAAACTCACGCCGAAGAAGACTATTGGGCGGCAGCGGTGGAATGGATGGAAAGTCTTGGCGTCGATGTCACGTCGACGTCATTGGGTTACAGTGAATTCGACGCCGGCCAAACGAGCTACACGCAAGCCAACATGGACGGCAAAACAGCCATCATCACCAAAGCCGCGGAGATGGCTGCGAGCAAGGGCGTGATCGTGGTGAACAGCGCCGGTAACGAAGGAAATGTTGCGTGGCGCATTATCGTCGCGCCGGCAGATGGGCCGAATGTGATCGCCGTTGGCGCTGTCTTTTCCAACGGCGGCATCGTGGGTTTTTCAAGCCGCGGCCCAACCGCTGATAGACGCATCAAGCCGGATGTCATGGCGATGGGTTCGGGAGTGCGAGCAGTGTCCCCGGCCAGCACGAATCAATACACCTTCGTCAGTGGCACCTCTTTTTCCTGTCCGTTGGTTGGCGGCGTGGTGGCGCAAATTCTCTCCGCGCATCCGGAAACGACACCGCAACAAATGATGAATGCATTGCGCTCGACCGCCAGCATGGCGAACGCGCCCAACAATGATTTTGGCTATGGCATTGTCAACGCGAAAGCCGCCATTACTTCACTCGGCCCGGCGTTCAGCAACGAACCGGAAATCAGCGCGCAAAGCGGCACCTTCACCGTGACGATGCGGATTTTGTCGCGCGACGGCATTGCGCCTGGCAGCGTGAGGATTTTTTATGCCAATCGTGGCAGCAACACCTTCAATTCTGCCGTGATGGCGCCGATTGACTCAACCGGTTATGTGGCGCAGATTCCTCGCCCGACGCAGCTCGCAGATACGATGCGGGTTTACTTCTCGGCCAATGATTTGGGATTCGGCGCGGTGAATTATCCCAAGCGCGCGCCGCAAAAAACGATTCTG comes from candidate division KSB1 bacterium and encodes:
- a CDS encoding YfhO family protein, whose amino-acid sequence is MAKKSRATKPMAAPKKQASDRPNWFARHPALTALGIYFLLAMIFFFQVIFGGRTYVSPDAQAAAAMTAPLDKAFWETWTLPLWSPYVFCGMPSFASLMYAPFIYMPGTLLLPLSRWLSFPAMFTPALHYVFAAMGVFVFLRRKGASFWPALLGGLAFMLTPWLITMQIFGHGSQMMTSAYIPWTLWAADRLMEKFSWRHLGLAGLILGFQFQRGHVQISYYILLFVGLYVLCHLVSTLIQKDFKRLLSRLGGFAGAMVLAAALAAILYLPLQEYTPYSIRGTPSVLQAAPGAKDTGVGFEYATQWSFSPGEMMTFIIPSFYGFGGQPFYWGNMPFTDYPNYMGILVLGLALVALVLNLSRGGPHRLLAIFSGLVILLSLLLSFGHHFSAFYKLFYNHFPYFNKFRVPVMILILVQCTVAILAGLGLEGILSRLRSASKKEDSIKHAKMAQRLWMALAAVVVVVLALTIFRDSFFNFMRGLYPDQYPANYQEQLDTARFAMLFKDIWFVAIFVAGGLSALALALTKKISGGTAAALICLITLVDLWLVDKKIGQTYPQQETPEHLQPDGISEFFKSDTSLFRFYPAGQLFGELRWSAQGFHSVGGYHAAKPRFYQDFIEATGLQRATNGDFPGHHILDMLNAKYVITFASLPDSEWVVRRQFHVPTSGAPQVLSIYENPTVLPRAYLVGEYEVQTDPLAALTRLREGPPQGFNPHRRVMLTEAPEIAPQPDPEAQAQINKYDFHHIVIETKSQSPQLLVLSDNYYPEPAGWQAYVDNKPVKTYRANHAFRAVCVPAGSHQVEFRFHSRALVMGLWISLAALVVGLALLFVERPKPAVPA
- a CDS encoding PTS sugar transporter subunit IIA, producing MKLKDLLNENLIKIHLSSQEKRLVIEEMVDLLVKTGRIKDRGEVLKAVLDREAVMSTGVGDQVAIPHAKSESAPSIVVALGIARKPIDFQSMDDQPVRIIWLLVGPPDQTGPHLKALSRISRLMHKPEFREQLLAAQNSKEALSAIIREEEKYLEN
- the hisS gene encoding histidine--tRNA ligase, which produces MRYQKIKGTRDILPDEISRWQAAEAVIHEVMARFGFSEIRTPIFEETELFARGIGQLTDIVSKEMYTFTDRGDKSLTLRPELTAGVVRAFIENNLGKKQPVNKLYYLGPVFRQENPQAGRFRQFYQFGAEIIGAADPAADVETIALALAIYRAFQLDRFVVKLNSVGDAACREPYKQKLRDYLRPRFERLCKTCQQRFEKNPLRILDCKEAGCRAETVDAPKLFDELCEDCSRHFARVQQLLDAAGMQYELDFRLVRGLDYYTRTAYEIISDQLGAQDALCGGGRYDLLVKELGGEATPAVGFAAGVERLMIVLEKMGWQPALKKPPLIFLAPLGEAAVLWAVQTAPLLRQRGWSVDMDLLNRGLKAQLREANRQQARWAVIIGDNELRWQRVTVRDLNSSQQSEVAFADLISYLEKNSGS
- a CDS encoding RNA methyltransferase gives rise to the protein MLSKNDLKMIARLTQKKYRSELNKFLAEGGRLCEEAIKSDWKVERVIYCPSFLQSLRARQALQLASERNVAIDEVPSEVFVSLSDTMHSQGLLAVVEKRPLASDPVERMRGVPRCMWVGIEKLHDPGNMGTILRTADWLGVDGIVIGKECVEIYNPKVVRASMGSIFHLPIFEVDDFAGVMRRFQTFSAVLYGADQAGDFSYSMLRYAPKKVLLLGDEVDGLSPEVGAIIQHRVSIPRRGGGESLNVAIAAAILLAEMSR
- a CDS encoding CPBP family intramembrane metalloprotease, coding for MPESLAQNHPSRLTVIIVLFLVTAPLYGLAGFLGTATTSKWPILLGELLLPLPAYLYLRFSRYNIREIFRLNPVSWRLMILSAGLAVAFYLVVYEIDRLLNPVWIWIWRFLPSQFNAFSPDNLQAQLNRFLMASSWWDWVMIIFAMVIVAGLFEEMLFRGFVQSAFEQHHKMLTAIFITAAIFAANHAIPWWFLQIFLLGCCLGWMAWRCDSIIPSAVVHGVNNLFAVFWVNLKSVPSWLLWQGENSSWGNGHIHPIILILAGAAIYFGFLWFNRFCEEESEIPTFLNTPA
- a CDS encoding peptidylprolyl isomerase produces the protein MRYCFSILLIIFIVAMLGCGRKASQPLTADEIRILIDKVKAAPLVEVADDEVAVIATDLGRIVLELYPKVAPNHCRHFKRLANNGFYDGTKFHRVVPGFVIQGGDILSRDANPANDGTGDPGYTLPAEFSNIPHERGILSMARKGYSVDTAGSQFFICVGPAHQLDGQYTVFGRVIEGMEVVDKIVAAASPHQTEMPANPIVMNKVKVMKRHEL
- a CDS encoding S8 family serine peptidase, with product MSSKRLLLLITGILFMIPIISENAVAAERQKYWIFFRDKGPLSLSKRSAMLDEAKHRLSPKALERRAKVLPENALVDESDLDLYKTYLNELTGRGFEPVVTSRWLNAVSIFATPEEVAALQNLPFIKNVQRVAHLAIPPAPETVPELPALFKTTAHRFEYGNSLAQMEQIKATILHDAGIYGIGVIVGMMDSGFRWQDHEAFVHLRSKIIGERDFIQNDNVTRNQTGDAAGQDSHGTQTLSTLGGFKPGQLIGPGFGARFILAKTEHVPTETHAEEDYWAAAVEWMESLGVDVTSTSLGYSEFDAGQTSYTQANMDGKTAIITKAAEMAASKGVIVVNSAGNEGNVAWRIIVAPADGPNVIAVGAVFSNGGIVGFSSRGPTADRRIKPDVMAMGSGVRAVSPASTNQYTFVSGTSFSCPLVGGVVAQILSAHPETTPQQMMNALRSTASMANAPNNDFGYGIVNAKAAITSLGPAFSNEPEISAQSGTFTVTMRILSRDGIAPGSVRIFYANRGSNTFNSAVMAPIDSTGYVAQIPRPTQLADTMRVYFSANDLGFGAVNYPKRAPQKTILIRGDGLVLNVNDPPPPLPTKFVLEPNLPNPFGGSAAPRTRIAFELPNASPVRIRVFNILGQRVRTLFDGDLPAGQYRNFFWDGTDDRRQPVAGGVYFYEVSTALGTGRNKMLLLR